Proteins encoded within one genomic window of Hemiscyllium ocellatum isolate sHemOce1 chromosome 1, sHemOce1.pat.X.cur, whole genome shotgun sequence:
- the LOC132818902 gene encoding granzyme K-like, whose protein sequence is MGSMLQVTCIALVFSILTGQSSDCMEIIGGHDVKAYSKPYMVSIQVNNQHVCGGTLIQTKWVLTAANCGLLIKKKKATVVLGARSLQKKDNIEQIISVKRLSPYPEFKNKIENDIMLLELAQAADVKKKGVDILKLPTSTKDPKAGVNCRIIGWGQTSPRDKKQSDTLKEATISVIDRKTCNSKKYYNGSPVITDNMICAGDKKGRKDSCLGDAGGPLMCKVKTLSRKEVIAGIASAGSDCAIARHPGIYTRLTEKYLTWIKKTIGVVNFNETYEQI, encoded by the exons ATGGGCAGCATGCTTCAAGTGACATGTATTGCTTTGGTATTCAGCATCTTAACTGGCCAAAGCT CCGACTGCATGGAAATCATCGGAGGTCATGATGTTAAGGCATATTCAAAACCTTATATGGTGTCTATTCAGGTGAACAATCAGCATGTATGTGGAGGAACGTTGATCCAAACCAAATGGGTTCTGACTGCAGCAAACTGTGGACT GttgatcaagaaaaagaaagccACGGTGGTTCTTGGAGCTCGTTCACTCCAAAAGAAGGATAATATTGAACAAATCATTTCTGTTAAAAGGTTATCCCCATACCctgaattcaaaaataaaatagaaaatgaCATCATGCTTTTGGAG TTAGCACAAGCTGCAGATGTTAAGAAGAAAGGTGTTGATATCTTGAAATTGCCAACTTCAACAAAGGACCCTAAAGCTGGAGTAAATTGCAGAATCATTGGATGGGGACAAACCAGTCCCAGGGATAAAAAACAGTCTGATACTTTGAAAGAGGCAACCATATCAGTGATTGACCGGAAAACCTGTAATAGTAAAAAATATTACAATGGGAGCCCAGTCATAACAGACAACATGATTTGTGCAGGTGACAAAAAAGGCAGAAAAGATTCCTGTCTG GGTGATGCAGGGGGCCCATTAATGTGCAAGGTAAAGACCCTGAGCCGGAAGGAGGTCATTGCTGGAATTGCTTCCGCTGGATCTGATTGCGCGATTGCTAGACACCCTGGCATTTATACCCGGCTAACAGAAAAATATTTAACCTGGATCAAGAAAACAATTGGAGTTGTAAATTTTAATGAAACCTATGAACAAATCTGA